In Planctomycetia bacterium, a single window of DNA contains:
- a CDS encoding serine/threonine protein kinase, whose product MMTAELGACEWFVWDLRRSNLVERGKLEQLVADYMARHPKAEPAELAAHLVDQGILTRFQADSLLNGKSQGLVLGSFIVHDILGSGTMGTVYKAKSKVNNEWYAVKVLPRRSMWNIRLARRKVRDFEQFSHQAVVPFVDVGTAGAMHYLAWPLVEGEPLNKLIERRGRLDASEVALFGMLAAEGLEASHQRSILHGLLKPSNMMITPDQRVKILDFGVGSLLLESESGESVVDTMSSANTLASGLDCASPEGIMDPASMSFPSDQYSLGCILYHCVTGQYPFPGNNAVEKMMAHQTKQPQAIRDLAPDCPDELIEIINKLMAKDPNARFSSMGEVASALRPHAMIVPALAQTAQVASRGGKRSAGAVPAARQPAAPPPPVTYADPDEEPIYDAPPAIIPAGGRQGGQRGGSQYARPTPQPMAGLSDTVAEVNNGLAASGFSSLRESLQQDPRMQNRQAANNGMAVGPAGYPQGYQQPPQQGISMITLVVIIMLSILMAMGISIGGMVWLIKSGIIKLGG is encoded by the coding sequence ATGATGACTGCCGAATTGGGCGCATGCGAGTGGTTCGTCTGGGATTTACGTCGCAGTAATCTCGTCGAACGTGGTAAACTGGAACAATTAGTTGCCGACTATATGGCCCGGCACCCGAAAGCAGAGCCTGCCGAGCTGGCTGCGCACCTGGTGGATCAGGGAATTCTGACCCGTTTCCAGGCCGACAGTCTGCTCAATGGCAAAAGCCAGGGGCTGGTGCTTGGTTCATTTATCGTTCACGACATCCTGGGCTCCGGCACCATGGGTACCGTGTATAAAGCCAAGTCTAAGGTCAATAACGAATGGTATGCGGTCAAGGTGCTGCCTCGCCGCAGCATGTGGAATATCCGCCTGGCCCGCCGCAAGGTGCGTGACTTTGAACAGTTCAGCCATCAGGCTGTCGTGCCTTTCGTGGATGTTGGAACTGCAGGGGCCATGCACTACCTGGCCTGGCCACTGGTGGAAGGTGAGCCACTGAACAAGTTAATCGAACGCCGTGGCCGGCTCGATGCCTCTGAAGTAGCCCTTTTCGGAATGCTGGCCGCGGAAGGTCTGGAAGCGTCGCATCAGCGCAGTATTCTGCACGGCCTGCTGAAGCCTTCCAATATGATGATCACGCCTGATCAACGGGTGAAGATTCTTGATTTCGGCGTCGGTTCACTTCTCTTGGAATCTGAAAGTGGCGAATCCGTTGTTGATACGATGTCGAGTGCGAACACTCTGGCCTCTGGTCTGGATTGTGCCAGCCCGGAAGGGATCATGGATCCCGCCAGCATGTCGTTTCCTTCGGATCAGTACAGCCTGGGTTGCATTCTGTATCACTGCGTAACTGGCCAATATCCATTCCCCGGCAACAATGCCGTCGAAAAGATGATGGCGCATCAGACCAAGCAGCCTCAGGCCATTCGCGATCTGGCTCCCGATTGTCCGGATGAACTGATAGAAATCATTAACAAGCTGATGGCCAAAGACCCGAATGCCCGTTTTTCGAGCATGGGTGAGGTAGCCAGTGCTTTACGGCCACATGCCATGATTGTTCCAGCCTTGGCACAAACCGCACAAGTGGCCAGTCGTGGTGGCAAACGTTCCGCCGGGGCAGTTCCTGCAGCACGTCAGCCTGCCGCACCTCCACCACCTGTAACCTATGCCGACCCGGATGAAGAACCCATCTACGATGCCCCACCAGCCATCATTCCAGCTGGTGGACGACAGGGTGGGCAGCGAGGTGGTTCGCAGTACGCCCGGCCAACACCCCAGCCGATGGCTGGTTTGAGTGACACAGTTGCCGAAGTGAATAATGGCCTTGCCGCCTCCGGCTTTTCATCACTGCGGGAAAGCCTCCAGCAAGATCCACGCATGCAGAACCGCCAGGCCGCCAACAACGGCATGGCCGTGGGGCCTGCAGGATATCCGCAAGGCTACCAGCAGCCTCCGCAACAGGGTATCAGCATGATTACCCTCGTGGTTATCATCATGTTAAGCATTCTGATGGCCATGGGTATTTCCATCGGCGGCATGGTCTGGCTGATCAAGTCCGGAATCATCAAGCTGGGTGGTTAA
- a CDS encoding ATP-binding cassette domain-containing protein → MGSTVSNHPSPIRRLWSLLKTERRELWIVVVFAIGVGVLNLAIPIAVMAVVNTTALSTLTQQLIVLCLGLLVALGMAACLRLLKNIVVEFIQRRIFVRVVDDLSFRLPRIDVAALDRMHAPELVNRFFDVLTVQKSSAVLLLDGITLILQAIIGLILLGSYHQWLLGFDLFLILGLILLTILGYGGTATAIEESKAKYLVAGWLEEIARHPIAFKLGGGAEFSRHWADQLTEKYLHCRESHFFVLMRQFGFALIMQLIASVMLLGVGGYLVIQGQLSLGQLVAAELVVSLMAGTFAKIGKQLESYYDLLAAIEKLGHLLDVPLENTGNETYRPGQKGAAVQFKNLSFQYDMGNRHVFQDFEETIQPGERVALIGPNGSGKTTLAEMLFGLRQPQRGHIEVDGMDLRDLNLNDYRKKVSFVKGIEIFGGTVFDNLCMGQESLTIEQARQALQSVALLDDIMRLPQGLQTYLATGGRPLSLGQAERFMLARAIITRPSLLILDESLDDMDQTVRDKVIPILFQEHAPWTLIVVTHSPDVARLCQRTIRLGIPSTPVTA, encoded by the coding sequence ATGGGATCAACTGTATCGAATCACCCTTCTCCCATTCGGCGTCTCTGGTCGTTGCTGAAAACCGAACGGCGTGAACTCTGGATTGTTGTGGTTTTTGCGATCGGTGTCGGAGTGTTGAATCTAGCGATTCCTATTGCTGTGATGGCAGTAGTGAATACGACTGCACTTTCCACACTGACACAGCAACTCATTGTCCTCTGTCTGGGTCTGCTGGTTGCCCTGGGCATGGCAGCATGCCTGCGACTGTTAAAGAATATCGTGGTTGAATTTATCCAGCGACGCATCTTTGTTCGCGTGGTGGATGACCTCTCCTTTCGTTTACCTCGCATCGATGTGGCCGCTCTCGATCGGATGCACGCGCCGGAACTGGTCAATCGTTTCTTTGATGTGTTAACGGTACAGAAATCCTCCGCAGTCCTCCTCCTCGATGGCATTACCCTGATTCTGCAAGCCATCATCGGCCTGATCCTCCTCGGCAGCTATCACCAATGGCTGCTGGGCTTTGATTTATTCCTGATCCTGGGACTGATCCTCTTGACCATCCTGGGATACGGTGGAACTGCAACCGCCATTGAGGAATCCAAAGCCAAGTATCTGGTAGCTGGCTGGCTCGAGGAAATCGCCCGGCACCCGATCGCTTTCAAACTGGGTGGTGGCGCCGAGTTCTCGCGACACTGGGCAGATCAGCTTACCGAAAAGTATCTGCATTGCCGCGAATCCCATTTTTTTGTCCTGATGCGACAGTTCGGCTTTGCCCTGATCATGCAACTGATCGCCAGCGTCATGCTCCTGGGCGTGGGTGGCTATCTCGTCATTCAGGGACAGCTTTCTCTCGGGCAACTCGTTGCTGCAGAACTCGTCGTCAGCCTGATGGCTGGCACCTTCGCCAAGATTGGCAAACAACTCGAAAGCTATTATGATCTGCTGGCTGCCATTGAAAAACTGGGACATCTCCTTGATGTACCCCTGGAAAACACGGGAAACGAAACATATCGACCGGGCCAGAAAGGCGCTGCCGTTCAGTTCAAGAACCTGTCATTCCAATACGACATGGGTAATCGTCATGTCTTCCAGGATTTCGAGGAGACCATTCAGCCGGGTGAACGTGTTGCCCTGATAGGCCCCAATGGTTCGGGAAAAACGACTCTCGCCGAAATGCTTTTCGGGCTGCGACAGCCGCAGCGAGGCCATATTGAAGTGGATGGCATGGACCTGCGTGATCTGAACCTCAATGACTATCGCAAGAAGGTTTCGTTTGTCAAAGGCATCGAAATATTTGGAGGCACGGTCTTCGACAATCTCTGCATGGGACAGGAATCGCTCACCATCGAACAGGCACGACAGGCTCTGCAATCGGTAGCCTTGCTCGATGACATCATGAGGCTGCCCCAGGGGTTGCAGACTTATCTGGCTACCGGAGGCAGACCCTTGTCCCTGGGCCAGGCAGAACGCTTCATGCTTGCTCGCGCCATCATTACCAGGCCTTCACTGCTCATTCTCGATGAATCGCTTGACGACATGGATCAAACTGTTCGCGACAAGGTGATTCCCATCCTCTTCCAGGAACATGCACCCTGGACCTTGATCGTGGTGACACACAGCCCTGACGTGGCCAGGCTCTGCCAGCGCACCATCAGGCTCGGCATTCCCTCAACTCCTGTGACCGCATGA
- a CDS encoding DUF1579 domain-containing protein, which translates to MKNFSRYAWLFGIIMTGALQAQDPGQLPKPQKEHEWLQRFVGEWDTDTEAIMAPGQPPMKCKGTMNFKMLGAFWVVADNKTSMMGMNVSAIFTCGYDAEKKKYVGTWIDSMGGHMWKYEGTVDESGKKLSLHAEGPNMMKEGKMAKYIDSYEFKSKDHIVLTSSMQGEDGKWVQFMTANLMRKK; encoded by the coding sequence ATGAAAAACTTCTCAAGGTATGCATGGCTGTTCGGAATCATCATGACTGGTGCACTTCAGGCACAGGATCCTGGACAGCTTCCCAAACCCCAGAAAGAACACGAATGGCTGCAGCGGTTTGTCGGTGAGTGGGATACGGACACAGAAGCCATCATGGCTCCGGGCCAACCGCCGATGAAATGCAAAGGCACGATGAACTTCAAAATGCTCGGAGCGTTCTGGGTTGTTGCAGATAACAAAACGAGCATGATGGGCATGAATGTGTCAGCTATTTTTACTTGTGGTTATGATGCAGAAAAGAAGAAATATGTTGGCACCTGGATCGATTCCATGGGTGGCCACATGTGGAAGTACGAAGGCACGGTCGATGAGTCTGGCAAGAAACTATCGCTGCATGCTGAAGGCCCCAACATGATGAAGGAAGGCAAGATGGCCAAGTATATCGATAGCTACGAATTCAAATCGAAAGATCACATCGTGCTGACTTCATCGATGCAGGGCGAAGATGGAAAGTGGGTACAGTTTATGACAGCGAATCTGATGCGGAAAAAATAG
- a CDS encoding biotin/lipoyl-binding protein, whose product MNTEFQTHERLTSTHRAETPKGVRRVYRLILILLLLLPILLLMVSWTQTIHGIGRAIAFNPVERPQFVVSPIEGRIKKWYVVEGDRVKAGQRIVEMVDNDPNLELRLLDEERAIQDRLRAVEGRVLEIDSRIRNLKSSRDLQISIQQGILRIERERAQNLVLQEIEAQAAVDAAEPNYRRQKELFENRQGGLASQRDVELALQQLEVARAKLKQAQRLVQIGKDGVQVAESQLNRVDRDTAAMINAENALLRSAEAEVAMVRRDDAQIKVRIARQRAQYVDAPCDGTVWRLLANAEQGGLLVRPGERLAMLVPDVYRHSVKVQPTLLSQTVPLSLFLSGILTPAGSSHGLIALQPARLLGSRTWVLTDSVHPGIVAELFVDGNDLPLIRKGDRVRLQFEGWPAVQFVGWPSVAVGTFGGLVYLVDPTADDKGQFRILVEPDPNDAPWPSEDYLRQGVRTQGWVLLNRVSIGWELWRQLNGFPPIRDNTEVKAEKKLLGPVQRK is encoded by the coding sequence ATGAATACTGAATTCCAGACGCATGAACGTCTCACCAGCACGCATCGGGCAGAAACTCCCAAGGGTGTTCGCCGGGTCTATCGCCTGATTCTGATTCTGCTGCTCTTGCTGCCGATTCTCCTGCTCATGGTATCGTGGACGCAGACGATTCACGGCATCGGTCGAGCCATCGCCTTCAACCCGGTCGAACGGCCTCAGTTTGTCGTCTCTCCCATCGAAGGCCGAATCAAAAAATGGTATGTCGTCGAAGGTGATCGTGTCAAAGCCGGCCAGCGTATTGTCGAGATGGTGGATAACGATCCCAATCTGGAACTGCGTCTGCTCGATGAAGAACGAGCCATCCAGGATCGTCTGCGTGCAGTCGAAGGGCGCGTTCTGGAAATTGATTCTCGTATCCGCAATCTGAAAAGCTCGCGTGATCTGCAGATCAGCATCCAGCAGGGCATTCTGCGCATTGAACGAGAACGTGCCCAGAATCTCGTCCTTCAGGAGATTGAAGCCCAGGCCGCAGTCGATGCGGCTGAACCGAATTATCGAAGGCAGAAAGAGTTATTTGAAAATCGACAGGGTGGTCTCGCTTCACAGCGCGACGTCGAACTGGCCTTGCAGCAACTGGAAGTTGCACGGGCCAAACTTAAGCAGGCACAGCGACTGGTCCAGATCGGAAAGGACGGCGTTCAGGTGGCGGAATCGCAACTCAATCGAGTGGATCGGGACACCGCTGCCATGATCAATGCCGAAAACGCATTGCTCCGGAGCGCGGAAGCGGAAGTCGCCATGGTGCGTCGTGACGATGCGCAGATTAAAGTTCGAATCGCACGCCAGCGAGCTCAATATGTCGATGCCCCTTGTGATGGCACCGTCTGGCGGCTGCTGGCCAATGCCGAACAAGGCGGGCTACTCGTCAGGCCGGGTGAACGCCTGGCCATGCTGGTGCCGGATGTCTACCGCCACAGTGTCAAAGTTCAACCCACTCTCCTGTCGCAGACTGTGCCGCTTTCCCTGTTTCTCAGTGGCATCCTGACACCAGCAGGGTCTTCTCATGGCCTGATTGCCTTACAGCCTGCACGACTTCTGGGAAGTCGCACTTGGGTCTTGACAGATTCCGTCCACCCAGGTATTGTCGCCGAACTTTTTGTAGATGGCAACGATCTGCCTCTGATTCGCAAGGGGGACAGGGTACGTCTGCAGTTTGAGGGTTGGCCCGCGGTTCAATTCGTAGGCTGGCCTTCCGTTGCCGTTGGCACATTCGGGGGGCTGGTGTATCTGGTAGATCCAACCGCGGATGATAAAGGGCAGTTTCGCATCCTTGTCGAGCCTGACCCGAACGACGCGCCTTGGCCATCAGAGGACTATCTGCGACAGGGGGTTCGTACGCAAGGCTGGGTGTTGCTCAATCGCGTTTCCATCGGCTGGGAACTCTGGCGGCAACTAAACGGCTTTCCTCCCATTCGTGACAACACGGAAGTCAAAGCCGAAAAGAAACTTCTCGGACCGGTGCAGCGAAAATAA
- a CDS encoding PEP-CTERM sorting domain-containing protein (PEP-CTERM proteins occur, often in large numbers, in the proteomes of bacteria that also encode an exosortase, a predicted intramembrane cysteine proteinase. The presence of a PEP-CTERM domain at a protein's C-terminus predicts cleavage within the sorting domain, followed by covalent anchoring to some some component of the (usually Gram-negative) cell surface. Many PEP-CTERM proteins exhibit an unusual sequence composition that includes large numbers of potential glycosylation sites. Expression of one such protein has been shown restore the ability of a bacterium to form floc, a type of biofilm.): protein MKCIKPLLACCLALALVAQPLYAAIVFGGRATNGTLDNSGTNKNPAPFNLGSYTGQHGGFLGTAISPTHYITATHVGSGGNNGFFIYNDGGPNPIQYPVLQVATFNDLAIWRIDGPQTFTHWIHVYSGNNETNLPLVTMGNGTTRGDPVNTPSTSNLAGWQWGGTGTLRSWGTNTVNSIVNPGLIGTFEGDYLYFTFNRILDGNGNLMNPDGAVLSGGDSGGPTFILDPNDNQWKLAGINSLVDQVSQTPNGSGFAAALFDARGFYDGENLITGNDPVPLGSYATRISSRIDWVNSIAAVPEPGSIALVIGLAASGMGYGVYRRRQSKRLEDALV, encoded by the coding sequence ATGAAATGTATCAAGCCTCTGCTTGCTTGCTGCCTTGCTCTTGCTCTGGTTGCCCAGCCTTTATACGCAGCGATAGTTTTTGGTGGTCGAGCTACTAACGGCACACTGGATAACAGCGGCACCAACAAGAACCCCGCACCATTCAACCTTGGCAGCTATACCGGACAGCATGGTGGATTCCTCGGCACGGCAATTAGCCCCACCCATTACATCACCGCGACCCATGTCGGTAGTGGTGGTAACAATGGCTTCTTCATTTATAACGATGGCGGACCCAACCCGATTCAATACCCCGTTTTGCAGGTTGCTACCTTCAATGATCTGGCCATCTGGCGGATCGACGGGCCTCAGACTTTCACCCACTGGATTCATGTTTACTCGGGAAACAACGAAACGAACCTGCCTCTTGTTACGATGGGGAACGGCACAACCCGTGGTGATCCGGTCAACACTCCCAGCACTTCCAACCTGGCAGGTTGGCAATGGGGCGGTACAGGCACCTTGCGCAGCTGGGGAACCAATACCGTCAATTCCATTGTGAATCCGGGTTTGATCGGGACATTCGAAGGAGATTACCTTTACTTCACGTTCAACCGCATTCTCGATGGCAACGGTAATCTGATGAATCCTGATGGTGCTGTGCTTTCCGGCGGAGATAGTGGCGGGCCTACTTTTATTCTCGATCCTAACGACAACCAATGGAAACTCGCAGGCATCAACAGCCTGGTCGATCAGGTCAGCCAGACTCCCAATGGCTCCGGCTTTGCTGCCGCCTTGTTTGATGCTCGTGGCTTTTACGATGGCGAGAATCTGATCACGGGCAATGATCCGGTTCCTCTCGGATCTTACGCCACCCGCATCAGCAGCCGAATCGATTGGGTCAACTCCATCGCTGCAGTTCCGGAGCCGGGCAGCATTGCTCTGGTCATCGGCCTGGCTGCTTCCGGCATGGGGTATGGCGTATATCGCCGTCGTCAGAGCAAACGTCTTGAAGATGCACTGGTATAA